One Thermomicrobiales bacterium genomic window, GCTGGGCGGCCTGCGATGGGCAGGCGCTCTCCGTGAGCGAGCACCAGGCGCTCTTCGCAGCGATTGGGACAACCTACGGTGGCAATGGCCGGACGAATTTCCGCGTGCCAGACCTGCGAGGTCGCGTTGCCATCCACACCGGCGCCGGAGGCTTCAAGCTCGGTGCGAGCGGCGGGGCCGCGCAGCACGCGCTGACCACCGCCGAGCTGCCGGCCCACCAGCACGAGCTGCTGCTCGCGCCACCGGCCGGGAACGAGCAGTCCGGCAACGGTCAGAGCTATCTGACCGACCAGCCCATCGAGCACGTCGCCTGGACCGCAGTCGAAAACGGGGCAACGGCTGCGGCGGCAGCGCACGACAACATGCAGCCCTACCTCGGATTGATGTTCATGATCGCGGTCGGCCCTTCCAGCCGAGCGCGCAGCTGAGGAGGGATGCGACCGATGCCCTATCCTGGAGAGATTCGCCTCTTCGCCGGCAACGTCGCACCCGCTGGCTGGGTGTTCTGCCACGGCCAGGTTGCGAACATTCGCGCCCTGCCGAAGCTGTTCTCAGCCGTTGGTGCTCGCTATGGCGGTGACGGTCGGCATACGTTTGCGTTGCCCGACCTGCGCGGCCGTGTGCCGCTGCATCGCTCCGACACGATCGCTGTCAGCGCGAGCGGAGGAGCAGAAGCAGTGACGCTCGCCGGAGCTCAGATCCCGCAGCACGGCCACGGACTGCCGGTACCGGACAGCGCAGCCAGCAGCAACGTCGCTGGACGCGCTCTGCGGGTGAGTGCGAACGTCGGCGCGCACCAGACGGTCAAGCTGGGCAAGATGACCAGCA contains:
- a CDS encoding tail fiber protein → MDDYIIGEIRLAAFDGIPDGWAACDGQALSVSEHQALFAAIGTTYGGNGRTNFRVPDLRGRVAIHTGAGGFKLGASGGAAQHALTTAELPAHQHELLLAPPAGNEQSGNGQSYLTDQPIEHVAWTAVENGATAAAAAHDNMQPYLGLMFMIAVGPSSRARS